From the bacterium genome, one window contains:
- a CDS encoding PASTA domain-containing protein, translated as MNDQKDSGTGFGLGSQPQDRPKFEGFGFDEPTRQLTPVPERPRSPKLARLGAVLLYIALAVGALVIGMLLANFIIMPLLVGGEEIPVPDLTNMSFEAATAMLVEMGLNYEKVAEEYSADVPTGYVVSQRQEPGMNVRPGRIIELTVSAGSEDVRVPNVTKMSQRQAEDVLRRAGLVVGKVRESYDPSVPESSVIGQNPEPGREVPRGTRIDLLVSLGSEETTFKMPNLVGADYRTAVSRVSTWELAMGDTTFEFSTSIPPGHVIRQSPEVGATVRRGDTVTVAISKGPPTGGETVPTPEGGGGTPPPDTF; from the coding sequence TTCGCAACCCCAAGACCGGCCCAAGTTCGAGGGGTTCGGCTTCGATGAGCCGACCCGGCAACTGACCCCCGTCCCCGAAAGGCCGAGGTCTCCGAAGCTCGCCCGCCTGGGGGCCGTCCTGCTCTATATCGCCCTGGCCGTGGGCGCCCTCGTCATCGGCATGCTTCTGGCCAACTTTATCATCATGCCCCTGTTGGTCGGGGGTGAGGAGATACCGGTCCCCGACCTGACAAACATGAGCTTCGAGGCGGCGACCGCCATGCTGGTCGAGATGGGCCTCAACTACGAGAAGGTGGCCGAGGAGTACTCGGCGGACGTGCCGACCGGGTACGTCGTCAGCCAGCGTCAGGAGCCGGGGATGAATGTGCGCCCGGGCCGGATCATCGAGCTCACCGTCTCGGCCGGTTCCGAGGATGTCCGCGTCCCCAACGTGACCAAGATGAGCCAGCGCCAGGCCGAGGACGTCCTCCGGCGCGCCGGTCTGGTGGTGGGCAAGGTCCGCGAGAGCTACGACCCCAGCGTCCCCGAGAGCTCGGTCATCGGCCAGAATCCCGAGCCGGGTCGCGAGGTGCCGCGCGGAACCAGGATAGACCTCCTCGTCTCCCTGGGCTCCGAGGAAACCACCTTCAAGATGCCCAACCTGGTCGGCGCCGACTACCGCACCGCCGTCAGCCGCGTCTCCACCTGGGAACTGGCGATGGGGGACACCACCTTCGAGTTCTCCACGAGCATCCCGCCGGGCCACGTCATCCGCCAGTCCCCCGAGGTCGGCGCCACGGTGCGCCGGGGCGACACGGTCACCGTCGCCATCAGCAAGGGGCCGCCCACCGGCGGGGAGACGGTTCCGACACCGGAGGGTGGCGGGGGAACGCCGCCGCCGGACACCTTCTAA
- the rpe gene encoding ribulose-phosphate 3-epimerase: MAVKIVPSILSADQADLGAVVRRLLAAGLDTIHLDVMDGNFVPPITFGAKLLSDLKRAVGGVYDAHLMVARPGEQIELFAEAGADWITVHQEAAPHVHRLLDRIKSLGKKAGVSINPGTPVVQLEPLLDSADLFLIMTVNPGWGGQGMIESCLDKVRWLKERVETPVMVDGGVNEGTMAKVAAGGADLAVVGSALFQGDLGAILSRLREEAAAT, encoded by the coding sequence ATGGCCGTAAAAATCGTCCCCAGCATCCTCTCGGCCGACCAGGCCGACCTGGGCGCCGTCGTCCGTCGGCTCCTGGCCGCCGGACTCGACACCATCCACCTCGACGTCATGGACGGCAACTTCGTGCCGCCCATAACCTTCGGCGCCAAGCTCCTGTCCGACCTGAAACGCGCGGTGGGGGGCGTTTACGACGCACACCTCATGGTCGCCCGCCCCGGGGAGCAGATCGAGCTCTTCGCCGAGGCGGGGGCGGACTGGATCACGGTACACCAGGAGGCCGCGCCTCACGTCCACCGACTCCTCGACCGGATCAAATCCCTCGGCAAAAAGGCCGGCGTCTCCATCAATCCCGGCACCCCGGTCGTCCAGCTCGAGCCGCTCCTGGACTCGGCCGACCTTTTCCTCATCATGACGGTCAACCCCGGCTGGGGGGGGCAGGGGATGATCGAGAGTTGCCTGGACAAGGTCCGCTGGCTGAAGGAGCGCGTGGAAACCCCGGTGATGGTGGACGGGGGGGTCAACGAAGGAACGATGGCCAAGGTGGCCGCCGGCGGAGCGGACCTGGCCGTGGTCGGCAGCGCCCTCTTCCAGGGCGATTTGGGCGCGATACTGTCCCGCCTCCGTGAAGAAGCCGCGGCTACTTAA
- the ffh gene encoding signal recognition particle protein: protein MFDRITDRLSAVFKKLTGRGKLTETNVGDALREVRVALLEADVSLAVVKGFLEEVRAGALGEAVLGSLTPGQQFIGVVQRELTALLEKNASEFNLPSPATVMLVGLQGSGKTTTAAKLARWYAKSGNRRSLLAACDVRRPAAREQLEVLAERVGAEAFPGKAFTEDAVGTALAAMRQADRRNLDLTLVDTAGRLQIDEPLMAELVEMKVKLRPQAVFLVVDAASGQEALNVAQTFNGRLGLDGVIVSKLDGDARGGCILSIAGGLEVPVRFVGTGETPDDLEPFDPERLSRRILGLGDVVGLVEKAQEAFDARQTERLAKKAVTGGFDLEDFAEQLRGIKKMGRMADILALVPGMRQFALQADGEGLDRGVKRALAIIDSMTPDERRHPNLIQGSRRRRIAAGSGTTTADVNRLLAQYRAMAKAFDGLSGKKGQRMMRRLGIDPSKLDDALPPGL, encoded by the coding sequence ATGTTCGACCGCATAACCGATCGGCTTTCCGCCGTCTTCAAGAAGCTCACCGGACGAGGGAAGCTCACCGAGACGAACGTCGGCGACGCCCTGCGGGAGGTGCGCGTCGCCCTACTGGAGGCCGACGTCAGCCTCGCCGTGGTGAAAGGCTTTCTCGAAGAGGTTCGGGCTGGTGCGCTGGGCGAGGCCGTGCTGGGCTCGCTGACGCCGGGGCAGCAGTTCATCGGGGTGGTGCAGCGGGAGCTGACCGCGCTCTTGGAAAAGAACGCCAGCGAGTTCAACCTCCCCTCACCGGCCACTGTGATGCTGGTCGGCCTGCAGGGGTCGGGGAAGACGACCACGGCGGCCAAGTTGGCCCGCTGGTACGCCAAGAGCGGAAACCGGCGCTCACTCCTGGCGGCCTGCGACGTCCGCCGTCCGGCGGCCCGTGAGCAGTTGGAGGTACTGGCCGAGCGCGTCGGCGCCGAGGCGTTTCCGGGGAAAGCGTTCACCGAGGACGCGGTGGGCACTGCGCTGGCCGCCATGCGCCAGGCCGACCGGCGCAACCTGGACCTGACGCTGGTGGACACGGCGGGCCGTCTGCAGATTGACGAACCGCTGATGGCCGAGCTGGTGGAGATGAAGGTGAAGCTGCGGCCCCAGGCGGTTTTCCTGGTCGTTGACGCCGCGTCGGGACAGGAGGCGCTCAACGTCGCCCAGACCTTCAACGGGCGCCTAGGGCTGGACGGCGTAATCGTGAGCAAGCTGGACGGCGACGCCCGGGGCGGCTGCATTCTCTCCATCGCCGGCGGACTCGAGGTGCCGGTCCGCTTCGTCGGCACGGGCGAGACCCCCGACGACCTGGAGCCCTTCGACCCCGAGCGTCTCTCCCGGCGCATCCTCGGCCTGGGCGACGTGGTGGGGCTCGTGGAGAAGGCCCAGGAGGCCTTCGACGCCCGGCAGACCGAGCGCTTGGCAAAGAAGGCCGTCACGGGCGGCTTCGACCTGGAGGATTTCGCCGAGCAACTGCGGGGGATAAAAAAGATGGGTCGGATGGCCGACATTCTGGCGCTCGTCCCGGGCATGCGCCAGTTCGCTCTCCAAGCCGATGGGGAGGGGCTGGACCGGGGGGTGAAGCGGGCCCTGGCTATAATTGATTCCATGACCCCCGACGAGCGCCGGCACCCCAACCTGATACAGGGCTCGCGACGGCGGCGCATCGCCGCGGGCTCGGGCACCACCACCGCCGACGTGAACCGCCTGCTGGCCCAGTACCGCGCCATGGCCAAGGCCTTCGACGGGCTTTCGGGCAAAAAGGGTCAACGGATGATGCGCCGGCTCGGGATAGACCCCTCGAAGCTGGACGACGCCCTCCCTCCGGGCCTGTAA